GCCATTCCCAATCGTCTCTGGCTGCGCTGTTCAGCAGCATTCGCCAAACTTCCCGATCTGAACAAACAACTGCGGGAACTCAAGAAGGAGATCAGCGCCTTGAAGAGCCAGGCCCAACCGCCTCAGTAATCTCGCAGGCTGCACCTGCATTTCTGAGATTCCATGCGTCAGCATCGCGTCGTTCTGCTGCCTGGTGACGGCATCGGACCGGAAATCACAGCAGTGGCCCGCCGTCTCCTGGATGCGGTGAGCCAACGCCACGGATTCACCCTCAGTTTTGAGGAGCATCCGATGGGGGGTGCGGCGATTGATGCCACCGGGGAGCCTCTTCCTGACAGCACCCTGGCCGCCTGTCGTGGGGCAGACGCCGTTCTGCTGGCTGCCATTGGCAGCCCACGTTTCGACACCCTTCCCAGAGAGAAGCGTCCGGAAAGCGGACTGCTGGCCCTGCGAGCAGGCATGAAATTGTTTGCCAATCTGCGGCCGGTGAAGATCGTTCCCGCCTTGATCGATGCCAGCACGCTGCGCCCGGAGGTGATCGAAGGCGTGGATCTGATGGTGGTGCGTGAACTGACCGGTGGGATCTACTTCGGACAACCGAAAGGCCGTGTTGAAGCCGATGGGGAAGAGCGCGGGTTCAACACGATGACCTACGCGAGTTCCGAAGTGGATCGCATCGCCAAAGTGGCCTTTGATCTGGCCAAGGAGCGCCGAGGCCAGCTGTGTTCAGTTGACAAGGCCAATGTGCTTGATGTCAGCCAGTTGTGGCGGGATCGGGTCGACAGGATGGCTCCGCAATACAGCGGTGTGGACGTCAGCCACATGTATGTCGACAACGCGGCCATGCAACTGGTGCGCGCTCCGCGTCAATTCGATGTGTTGCTCACCGGCAATCTGTTCGGCGACATCCTCAGCGACGAAGCAGCCATGCTCACGGGCTCCATCGGCATGCTGCCGTCTGCGTCCCTTGGCTCTGATGGCCCGGGCCTGTTCGAACCGGTTCACGGTTCTGCCCCGGACATCGCCGGTCAGGACAAGGCCAACCCGATGGCCATGGTGCTCTCTGCCGCGATGATGCTGCGCATTGGCCTGAAGGAAGCCGAGGCTGCCACCGCCCTTGAACAGGCCGTCGACCAGGTGCTGGCGTCGGGATTCCGGACCGGAGACCTGATGGCGGACGGATGCACTGCGCTCGGCTGTGAAGCCATGGGTGAAGCCCTGCTGAAGGCTCTGGCTTCGTAACAGCCATTGCAAACGCCGGCCCCATCGCATGGGCGGAGGGCCGGCGACCTGGCAAACTCGCCTGGTTCAGTCTCCCTGCGTCGATGTCGAAACGCCATCCCGTTGTCGCCGTTACTGGTTCTTCCGGTGCCGGTACCAGCACCGTGAAACGGGCTTTCGAGCACATCTTCGCTCGTGAGAACATCACCCCCGCCGTGGTCGAAGGCGACAGCTACCACCGCTTCGAGCGGATGGCCATGAAAGAGGCAATGGCTGACGCTCTTGCCAAGGGTGAGAACTTCTCCCATTTCGGCCCCGAAGCCAACCTCTTCGACAAGCTCGAAGAGCTGTTCCGCGTCTACGGCGAAACCGGTGGTGGCCAGAAGCGCTACTACCTGCACAGCGTTGAAGAGGCTGCAGAGCACAACGCCCGTTTGGGTGTGAATCTCGAGCCTGGACAGTTCACCCCCTGGGAAGAGATCCCCGGTGGTACTGACGTGCTGTTCTACGAGGGCCTGCACGGCGGTGTGAAGGGCGACAGCTACGACGTGGCTGCCCTGGCCGACCTGCTGGTGGGTGTGGTGCCCATCACCAACCTCGAGTGGATTCAGAAGATCCATCGCGACAACGCCGAACGTGGATATTCAGCGGAAGCGATCGTGGACACGATCCTGCGTCGCATGCCGGATTACATCAATCACATCTGCCCGCAGTTCAGTCAGACCGACATCAATTTCCAGCGTGTTCCCACGGTGGACACCTCTAACCCCTTCATCTGCCGGAACATCCCGTCTCCGGATGAAAGCTTCGTGATCATCCACTTCCGCAAGGGTGCCCGCGAAAAGTGGGGGATTGATTTCACCTACCTGCTGAGCATGATCCACGATTCCTTCATGTCCAGCCCCACCAGCATCGTTGTGAATGGCGGAAAGATGGGATTCGCCATGGAACTGATTCTCACTCCGATCATTCACCGCATGATCGAAGAGAAAAACAAGCTGGCTTGATCATTCGTCCTGATCACAAACCGCAAACGGTCCTATCGTGGGTCCATCTGATCAATCAGGTGGGCCCATTTCTGTGTCACCACCCTCCTTCGTGATAGCGGGAGCCGGCGGCAACGCCAGCCTCACCCCGCGCTGGGATCGGGTGGACAGCCGCACATTGATTGCACTGGCCCGGAAAATTTATTTTCAACATCTCAGTGAATCGGGCCAATCTCTAGAACCCTGTGGCGTTGTGGTGAACATTCAGCACAACGATGGCCGAGTGGTGTTTGAAGCTCCCACCCTGCTTCCCGATGAACAGTTCATCAGTGCCGATCTGATCGGACGTCGGCTGAGACGCCCCCGTCAACTGAAAGACCGGCTCCGTGGAGCTGGAATGTGACCGCAACACTCGTACTGATCCTGCTTCTAGGCGGTGCCTGTGTGGGGAGTTTCATCAATGTGGTCGTCTGGCGCTTGCCCCGAGAAGAGTCGGTGGTGTGGCCCGGCAGTCATTGCCCCCATTGCGGCCATTGCATTCGCTGGCACGACAATCTGCCTGTGCTGGGCTGGATGATCCTGCGCGGTCGCTGCCGCGATTGCCATCAGCCCATTGCTGGCCGTTACCCGCTGGTGGAGGCATTCACGGCGGGCATTTGGCTCAGCGCCGGCTGGGCCGTGGGCCTTGATGCACCCAGTGCAGCCGGACTGCCGGCGACCTTGACCCTGGGCACCGGCGTGGTGCTGGCCAGCCTGCTGCTGCCGCTGGTGCTGATCGATATCGATCACCTCTGGCTGCCGGAACCGCTCTGCCGCACTGGCGTGATTCTTGGTTGGCTTGCCACGGCGTTGATGGTGACAGCCACAGTGCTCCCCGCATCCACCCTGCTCCATCACCTGATTGCAGCCGCAGCGGGTTTGGTGATTCTTGAGTCCCTCAGCGCTCTGGCTGAGCGCCTGGTAGGCCAACCGGCCCTCGGACTGGGTGACGCCAAACTCGCTGCGATGGCAGGGGCCTGGCTTGGGCTGGCAGGGCTTGGCATGGCCATGGGCATCGCCGTGATGACGGGTGCCCTGTTTGGCAGCATCGGCAGAATCAGCGGGCGCTTGAAGCCGAAACAACCCTTTCCCTTCGGACCATTCATCGCTCTGGGGATCTGGTTGGTCTGGCTGACGGGTCCTCAGTGGTGGTGGCAGAACTGGCTGATGCTTCTCCAGTTCTGACGCTTCTTCAAGCCTGACGGTGCATGCGGTCGTCCGCAGGCTTGGAACCCCCGTTTTGTGCTGTTGAATACCGGTCGTCGCAAGACCCCTAAGATGGAGTGAGGTTCTTGCCTTCCACTGGGGTGGATCGATCTTCGGACCATGAACAGGTGGATGTTGGCCAAGACCCCCTGCGATCACTGAGTTCGCAGGCCACGCGTGAGGAGTGAAAGGCCTTGAGTCTGTTCGACTGGTTCGCTGACCGCCGCAAGGGTCAGTCCGTGGTCAAGGTCAACCAAGAACCGGAAGACGGCGACGGGCTGTGGAGCAAATGTCCTGAATGCGGACAGGTTGTATATCGCAAGGACTTGTTGGCCAATGCCAGCGTCTGCAGCAACTGCGGCTACCACCACCGCATCTTCAGTGCGGAACGCATTGCGGTGATTGCCGATGAAGGCAGTTTCGAAGCTCTTGATGAAGGTCTCACCCCCACCGACCCACTGGGCTTCAAAGACCGTCGCGCCTACGCCGATCGCCTGAGAGAGACGCAGGCCGGAACGGGCTTGCGTGATGGTGTCATCACCGGCCTGTGTCGGGTCAACGACATCCCCATGGCTCTCGCCGTGATGGATTTCCGCTTCATGGGCGGATCCATGGGTTCGGTCGTTGGCGAGAAGATCACGCGCCTGATCGAAATCGCCACTGCCGAACGCCTTCCTCTGCTGATCGTGTGTGCCTCCGGTGGGGCCCGCATGCAGGAAGGCATGCTCAGCCTGATGCAGATGGCGAAAATTTCAGGAGCTCTCGAGCGTCATCGTGAGGCCGGCGTCCTTTACATGCCTCTGCTCACCCATCCGACCACCGGTGGTGTCACCGCCAGTTTCGCCATGCTTGGAGATCTGATCCTTGCCGAGCCGAAGGCGTTGATCGGTTTCGCCGGGCGGCGGGTGATCGAGCAAACGCTGCGAGAGAAGCTGCCAGACAATTTTCAGACAGCTGAGTATCTCCAGGATCACGGTTTCGTCGACACGATCGTTCCCCGAACGCAGCTGAAATCCACCCTGACCTCCCTGCTCAAGCTGCACGGTTGTCGACCTGCGGTGACTGCTCAGCCGTGATCGAACAAGTCCTCCGTCCCATCCGTCGCCTGCTCCTCTGGGTGCTGCTTCCCCTGCTGCTCACCCTCCAGGGCTCGCCAGCTCTTGCAGGGCCTGTGGACTGGAGAGAAGTGCCATCCACAGGCGACGGGCAGCAATGGTGGGATGCGGGAAGCGTGCGACGCACCCGCAATGACACCGTCAGCGTCCTGAGTCGCTACAGCCTGCGCACCGAGGATGACTCGCCAGCTCTCGGCACCCTTGTGGTGATGGAGATCGATTGCGATCAAACGCTGTACCGCGACATTCAAAAGAATGGGCTGCCCAGGTTTCGCGCTGAGTGGGAAGCACCCGCCAATGATGATCTGATCAGCGAAGTCATCCAGGCGGTCTGCAGCTCCGGCCTGGCCTGACCCACTTATCCACGACACAGCACTCGCGTTCACCATGCCTTTCAGCCCGTCATCCAGCACTCCCATCGGGGTGGCGATCGCCGGGCTTGGCTTCGGCGAAGCCGTTCACCTGCCAGCACTGGCCGCCAATCCCGCTCTCGAAGCCGTCGCTCTGTGGCATCCGCGCCAAGAACGCCTGGATGCGGCCTGTGCCAGTTCAGGACTCAAGGGCCACACCGACTGGGACGCGCTGCTGGCCGATCCAGCCGTTGACGCGGTGATCATCGCCACACCACCGCAGCCGCGTCATCCGCTGGCTCTACAAGCCCTGCAAGCGGGAAAGCACCTGCTGCTGGAAAAACCCGTGGCCTTGGATGCTCAACAGGTGGCGGAGCTTCAACGGGAAGCGATCCAACGCCGTTTAAGCGTTGCCGTTGATTTTGAATACCGAGCGGTTCCCCTCTTTCAACAGGCGGCACGCCTGCTGCAAGACGGAGCTGTGGGAACGCCGTGGTTGGTGAAAATGGATTGGCTGATGAGCAGCCGTGCCAACCCCAATCGTGCCTGGAGCTGGTACTCCCAGGCTGATCAGGGTGGTGGTGTGATCGGAGCACTGGGAACGCATGCCTTCGACACCCTGGCCTGGTTGGTGGGGCCGGTTCAACAGCTGCAAACCATCACGCGCACGGCCATCGCTGAGCGACCGGATGCACAGGGCCAACTGCGTACCGTCGATGCTGATGACATTGCACTGATCAACGCCGAGCTGTCGACCCATCAGGGCGGAACGGTGGCGGCACAAATTGCCTTGGCATCCGTGGCACGCAACGGTCGTGGTTGCTGGCTCGAGATCTATGGATCCGAAGGAACGCTCGTGCTCGGCAGTGACAACCAGAAGGATTACGTGCACGGCTTCTCGCTCACCTTGCATCGCGACGGCGAATCAACACGCAGCATCCAGGCCGATGAGGATCTCCGTTTTGCCACGACATGGAGCGACGGACGCGTCGCTCCCGTCTCCCGACTGCAGGGCTGGTGGGCCGAAAGCATCGCTCGCGGCAATCCCATGGTTCCGGGACTGGCCGAAGGCCTGATCAGCCAGCAAGCCTGTGATCGCGCACTTCAGATTGCAGGAACCAGCGCCTGAGCCGCCGGATCCATCAGGGAGAGTTGCCGCTCCAACGAACGCACTGTTAACTAGATCACAGCAATCGGTGGTCTTCGCTGAAAACGGCCCGAATCCCAGGCAACCAGCGGCGGATGCCGGTTCCGCCCGAGCAACCGTCCAACGTGACATATTGAGCTTGTCACAGGTAAAGTCCCTGCTCTACGGACCTTGAGTCCGCTAGGGCTCTCTTTTGGACTTTTTCTATGGCGCTCGTTCCGCTTCGGCTCCTGCTCGACCACGCCGCCGAGAACGGCTACGGCATTCCTGCGTTCAACGTGAACAACCTGGAGCAGGTCCAGTCGATCATGGAAGCGGCCTACGAGACCGACAGCCCTGTGATCCTGCAGGCCTCCCGTGGTGCTCGCACCTATGCCGGTGAGAACTTCCTGCGCCACCTGATCCTGGCCGCGGTTGAGACCTACCCGGACATCCCTGTGGTGATGCACCAGGACCACGGCAACAGCCCTGCCACCTGCTTCGGTGCTGCTGCCAACGGCTTCACTTCCGTGATGATGGACGGCTCCCTCGAGGCCGACGCCAAGACCCCTGCTAGCTACGACTACAACGTCAACGTCACCAAGGAAGTGGTGGATGTGGCCCACGCCATTGGCGTGAGCGTTGAAGGTGAGCTGGGTTGCCTGGGCTCCCTGGAAACCGGCAAGGGTGAAGCTGAAGACGGCCACGGTTTCGAGGGCGAGCTGTCCAAAGACCAGCTGCTCACCGACCCCGCTGAGGCTGCCGACTTCGTCGCCAAGACCAAGGTTGATGCTCTGGCCATTGCCATCGGCACCAGCCACGGCGCCTACAAGTTCACCCGCAAGCCCACCGGCGAAGTGCTCGCCATCAGCCGGATCGCTGAAATCCACAAAGCCATCCCCAACACCCACCTGGTGATGCACGGCTCCTCCTCCGTTCCCCAGGAATGGCTGGAAATGATCAACAAGTACGGCGGTGCCATTCCTGAGACCTACGGCGTTCCCGTCGAAGAAATCCAGGAAGGCATCCGCAACGGTGTGCGCAAGGTGAACATCGACACCGACAACCGTCTGGCTTTCACCGCCGCAGTGCGCGAGGCCGCCATGGCTGATCCTGCCAACTTCGACCCCCGCCACTTCAACAAGCCGGCTCGGAAGTACATGAAGCAGGTCTGCCTGGATCGCTACCAGCAATTTTGGGCTGCTGGCAACGCCAGCAAGATCAAGCAGCGTGACATCAACTACTACGCCGGTCTGTACGCCAAGGGCGAACTGGACCCCAAGACTGCTGTTGCTGCCTGATCATCAGGATCGAACAACTGATTCAAAGGGGGCCCGAAGGCCCCCTTTTTTATGGCTGGTTGCTGGCAGGGATCATGGAATCTGGACATCCAAATCCATTCGATTATTGCCGCGATGGTTCTCCGCTTCGATCACGATCTCCTCGGGGTCTGCGATCACTGTGATCACCTGTTTTCCCGTTGGAAGGGGCAATGGCAAGGTGAATTCCTCATCATCACCTGCACTCAACCAGGGGATCCGGATGTAACGACGTGTGCTGTACCGGTCATTAATAACAACGGCTACACCGACATCACTCACATCCATCTCGCCTGAATTCACAACGCGAAAATGAACGGATCCATTGTCATAACTCAAGTTTTCAATGGCCATATCGCTTCCGAGGGAACTGACGGACTGGAGTGGATACAACCAAAGCCGCTCCAATTGCTTGAGTCGAGTGGACGCATGTTCATGATGAAGATGTCCTCCGTAAGCCAGATCGGTGCTGCATCCATGGAGGTGCAAATGCGCACCTGGCTGCGGAACTGTGACGCGTCCTAGCTCAGGTTCGGTGTCAAAAAAACCACAGCAATCCCAGTGCATTGCACGTCCCAGATAACGGATTGGATCGATATTGTTTTCGGGTGGAAGTGGCGAGAGTCGATAGTGCTGCAACATGTCGTAGATGCTTTGACCTGCCCTTGAAGCCCCCGCTTCACTGGTGGCAACTTTCATGTTGCGCCGCTGCTGCCCCATGCAGAGCTTGGAGGCCACGGTGATCACCAATTCATGCCAGTGGGTCAACATCCGCACCCCGTAGATGGGAGCTATCTCAAGCATCCCGGAGCGCTGTCCTTGCGCAATCGCCTCAGCCACCAGAGTTTGGAGAGGCCTGTTCTCGATGGGGCCCAGCGCATCAAGCGTCACGGGGCGACGCAGGCTAGTTGCATCCCTTGTGAAGCACACATACGGGAAGTGACCACTTCCATCACCTGGAGTAAGCCGGATGATGCTGCCGTCGTGGGCGACACAACGCCAAATGGCAGATGTCGAAACGCTGTCCTGCAGAAAGGTCAGCTCCCCGTTGTCGATGCTGGTCGTGGTGCCAAGACCCAGCACGTCGCCTTTCAGCGGAATCCGTTCCAACGGGAGATGCTCGCGCACATCCCCCTGAATCAGGTCAGACACCGTGTTCGCAATGGTGAGATCGGCCACGAGAGTCAGTTGCATTGCTCCATCGCTAGCGGCAAAGCTCGCGAAACACCACGGCTGCAACCTTGTTCAGGGCATCAGGCTGAGACGGCCACTCCTGCCATCCAGTTGCGCCAGAGCTCCCACAGGCAAGGCCTGGTTAGGGCGGCCATGTCCCACCGGCAGATTGAGCACGACGGGAATGTTCAGATCACCGAGGCGTTCCTCAAGGATCTCCTCCATCGTGAAATCACCAGGAAGGATGTCGTTCTCAGCCCAGCTAAAGCGACCGCAGCCCACACCTGCCAGGTGCTGCAACAGGCCTGCGCTGCGCCACTGAGTCAGCATC
This region of Synechococcus sp. NOUM97013 genomic DNA includes:
- the leuB gene encoding 3-isopropylmalate dehydrogenase codes for the protein MRQHRVVLLPGDGIGPEITAVARRLLDAVSQRHGFTLSFEEHPMGGAAIDATGEPLPDSTLAACRGADAVLLAAIGSPRFDTLPREKRPESGLLALRAGMKLFANLRPVKIVPALIDASTLRPEVIEGVDLMVVRELTGGIYFGQPKGRVEADGEERGFNTMTYASSEVDRIAKVAFDLAKERRGQLCSVDKANVLDVSQLWRDRVDRMAPQYSGVDVSHMYVDNAAMQLVRAPRQFDVLLTGNLFGDILSDEAAMLTGSIGMLPSASLGSDGPGLFEPVHGSAPDIAGQDKANPMAMVLSAAMMLRIGLKEAEAATALEQAVDQVLASGFRTGDLMADGCTALGCEAMGEALLKALAS
- a CDS encoding phosphoribulokinase, yielding MSKRHPVVAVTGSSGAGTSTVKRAFEHIFARENITPAVVEGDSYHRFERMAMKEAMADALAKGENFSHFGPEANLFDKLEELFRVYGETGGGQKRYYLHSVEEAAEHNARLGVNLEPGQFTPWEEIPGGTDVLFYEGLHGGVKGDSYDVAALADLLVGVVPITNLEWIQKIHRDNAERGYSAEAIVDTILRRMPDYINHICPQFSQTDINFQRVPTVDTSNPFICRNIPSPDESFVIIHFRKGAREKWGIDFTYLLSMIHDSFMSSPTSIVVNGGKMGFAMELILTPIIHRMIEEKNKLA
- a CDS encoding CARDB domain-containing protein; amino-acid sequence: MQLTLVADLTIANTVSDLIQGDVREHLPLERIPLKGDVLGLGTTTSIDNGELTFLQDSVSTSAIWRCVAHDGSIIRLTPGDGSGHFPYVCFTRDATSLRRPVTLDALGPIENRPLQTLVAEAIAQGQRSGMLEIAPIYGVRMLTHWHELVITVASKLCMGQQRRNMKVATSEAGASRAGQSIYDMLQHYRLSPLPPENNIDPIRYLGRAMHWDCCGFFDTEPELGRVTVPQPGAHLHLHGCSTDLAYGGHLHHEHASTRLKQLERLWLYPLQSVSSLGSDMAIENLSYDNGSVHFRVVNSGEMDVSDVGVAVVINDRYSTRRYIRIPWLSAGDDEEFTLPLPLPTGKQVITVIADPEEIVIEAENHRGNNRMDLDVQIP
- a CDS encoding Gfo/Idh/MocA family protein; the protein is MPFSPSSSTPIGVAIAGLGFGEAVHLPALAANPALEAVALWHPRQERLDAACASSGLKGHTDWDALLADPAVDAVIIATPPQPRHPLALQALQAGKHLLLEKPVALDAQQVAELQREAIQRRLSVAVDFEYRAVPLFQQAARLLQDGAVGTPWLVKMDWLMSSRANPNRAWSWYSQADQGGGVIGALGTHAFDTLAWLVGPVQQLQTITRTAIAERPDAQGQLRTVDADDIALINAELSTHQGGTVAAQIALASVARNGRGCWLEIYGSEGTLVLGSDNQKDYVHGFSLTLHRDGESTRSIQADEDLRFATTWSDGRVAPVSRLQGWWAESIARGNPMVPGLAEGLISQQACDRALQIAGTSA
- the fba gene encoding class II fructose-bisphosphate aldolase (catalyzes the reversible aldol condensation of dihydroxyacetonephosphate and glyceraldehyde 3-phosphate in the Calvin cycle, glycolysis, and/or gluconeogenesis); the encoded protein is MALVPLRLLLDHAAENGYGIPAFNVNNLEQVQSIMEAAYETDSPVILQASRGARTYAGENFLRHLILAAVETYPDIPVVMHQDHGNSPATCFGAAANGFTSVMMDGSLEADAKTPASYDYNVNVTKEVVDVAHAIGVSVEGELGCLGSLETGKGEAEDGHGFEGELSKDQLLTDPAEAADFVAKTKVDALAIAIGTSHGAYKFTRKPTGEVLAISRIAEIHKAIPNTHLVMHGSSSVPQEWLEMINKYGGAIPETYGVPVEEIQEGIRNGVRKVNIDTDNRLAFTAAVREAAMADPANFDPRHFNKPARKYMKQVCLDRYQQFWAAGNASKIKQRDINYYAGLYAKGELDPKTAVAA
- a CDS encoding A24 family peptidase, whose product is MTATLVLILLLGGACVGSFINVVVWRLPREESVVWPGSHCPHCGHCIRWHDNLPVLGWMILRGRCRDCHQPIAGRYPLVEAFTAGIWLSAGWAVGLDAPSAAGLPATLTLGTGVVLASLLLPLVLIDIDHLWLPEPLCRTGVILGWLATALMVTATVLPASTLLHHLIAAAAGLVILESLSALAERLVGQPALGLGDAKLAAMAGAWLGLAGLGMAMGIAVMTGALFGSIGRISGRLKPKQPFPFGPFIALGIWLVWLTGPQWWWQNWLMLLQF
- the accD gene encoding acetyl-CoA carboxylase, carboxyltransferase subunit beta, with translation MSLFDWFADRRKGQSVVKVNQEPEDGDGLWSKCPECGQVVYRKDLLANASVCSNCGYHHRIFSAERIAVIADEGSFEALDEGLTPTDPLGFKDRRAYADRLRETQAGTGLRDGVITGLCRVNDIPMALAVMDFRFMGGSMGSVVGEKITRLIEIATAERLPLLIVCASGGARMQEGMLSLMQMAKISGALERHREAGVLYMPLLTHPTTGGVTASFAMLGDLILAEPKALIGFAGRRVIEQTLREKLPDNFQTAEYLQDHGFVDTIVPRTQLKSTLTSLLKLHGCRPAVTAQP